A stretch of the Siniperca chuatsi isolate FFG_IHB_CAS linkage group LG24, ASM2008510v1, whole genome shotgun sequence genome encodes the following:
- the LOC122872160 gene encoding fibroblast growth factor 14-like isoform X3, whose protein sequence is MGQDGSLDGTKDDSTNSSLFNLIPVGLRVVAIQSVKTGLYIAMNGEGHLYSSELFTAECKFKESVFENYYVIYSSMLYRQKESGRAWFLGLNKEGQAMKGNRVKKTKPAAHFLPKPIEVAMYREPSLHDVGEAVPKLAGGPPSKSTTSEPVVMNGGKPVNKPDKEET, encoded by the exons ATGGGCCAGGATGGAAGTCTGGACGGGACCAAAGACGACAGCACCAACTCCT CTCTGTTTAACTTAATTCCTGTGGGTCTGAGAGTCGTGGCCATCCAATCAGTCAAGACTGGCCTCTACATCGCCATGAACGGAGAGGGTCACCTCTACTCATcg gaGCTGTTTACAGCGGAGTGTAAGTTTAAGGAGTCGGTGTTCGAGAACTACTATGTGATCTACAGCTCTATGCTCTACAGACAGAAGGAGTCGGGCCGGGCCTGGTTTCTGGGTCTCAATAAGGAAGGACAGGCCATGAAGGGCAACAGAGTCAAAAAGACCAAACCAGCTGCACACTTCCTGCCCAAACCCATAGAAG TTGCGATGTACCGAGAGCCATCGTTGCACGATGTAGGGGAGGCGGTGCCTAAACTCGCCGGGGGCCCGCCTTCCAAAAGCACAACCAGCGAACCAGTGGTCATGAATGGCGGCAAACCAGTCAACAAACCCGACAAGGAGGAGACATAA
- the LOC122872160 gene encoding fibroblast growth factor 14-like isoform X2 — translation MAAAIASGLIRQKRQAREQHAHRPTTHRRRKSPGKKQGLCNGNLVDIFSKVRIFGLKKRRLRRQEPQLKGIVTRLFCRQGFYLQMGQDGSLDGTKDDSTNSSLFNLIPVGLRVVAIQSVKTGLYIAMNGEGHLYSSELFTAECKFKESVFENYYVIYSSMLYRQKESGRAWFLGLNKEGQAMKGNRVKKTKPAAHFLPKPIEVAMYREPSLHDVGEAVPKLAGGPPSKSTTSEPVVMNGGKPVNKPDKEET, via the exons ATGGCAGCGGCCATCGCCAGCGGTTTGATCCGGCAGAAGCGACAGGCGAGAGAGCAACACGCCCACCGACCGACTACTCACCGGCGGCGGAAAAGCCCCGGTAAGAAGCAGGGGCTGTGCAACGGGAACCTGGTCGACATCTTCTCCAAAGTCCGGATATTTGGCTTGAAGAAGAGGAGGCTACGGAGGCAAG aACCACAGCTGAAGGGCATAGTGACCAGGTTGTTCTGCAGGCAGGGCTTCTATCTCCAGATGGGCCAGGATGGAAGTCTGGACGGGACCAAAGACGACAGCACCAACTCCT CTCTGTTTAACTTAATTCCTGTGGGTCTGAGAGTCGTGGCCATCCAATCAGTCAAGACTGGCCTCTACATCGCCATGAACGGAGAGGGTCACCTCTACTCATcg gaGCTGTTTACAGCGGAGTGTAAGTTTAAGGAGTCGGTGTTCGAGAACTACTATGTGATCTACAGCTCTATGCTCTACAGACAGAAGGAGTCGGGCCGGGCCTGGTTTCTGGGTCTCAATAAGGAAGGACAGGCCATGAAGGGCAACAGAGTCAAAAAGACCAAACCAGCTGCACACTTCCTGCCCAAACCCATAGAAG TTGCGATGTACCGAGAGCCATCGTTGCACGATGTAGGGGAGGCGGTGCCTAAACTCGCCGGGGGCCCGCCTTCCAAAAGCACAACCAGCGAACCAGTGGTCATGAATGGCGGCAAACCAGTCAACAAACCCGACAAGGAGGAGACATAA